The following coding sequences are from one Dermacentor silvarum isolate Dsil-2018 chromosome 4, BIME_Dsil_1.4, whole genome shotgun sequence window:
- the LOC119449090 gene encoding uncharacterized protein LOC119449090 — MPCKCCVPRCRGNYTGDTKVHVFKFPRDQALRDAWIRAVPRENLTVTEHSRVCELHFMDEDIIRDTTHTDQATGRVMTVPLSHVRLRPDAVPSKFPNHSSYLSRKTARREDPDSKRARIENAALQKAIAESNEAFIRAREEDKVNSVSELANHLRSQGMKFWDVIERNERLLLIHIVDDEAPWLKYSVCVKGDLNVTLHVMKTAVKKLGANLCVPEIANSKRGVVELLEGIEKWDCDLMSNSVTEICEAVCLLLDQLCTSQAEDDANCIQFLKEQVTLHLSKKQRRRYSVDFMMFCCIVFTISPHAYAFIRSHGSITLPHPMTIRSVCSSYGMSSQQEHQSETFLSYMTTRISDLKDDQRFVTVMVDEIHIKPYFDYKGGNITGAAINRNEAANCALVFMVRSVTCKFKEVAHIVPVHRVEAEFLQKT; from the exons atgccgtgcaaatgctgtgtacctcgatgccgcggaaactacacgggggacacgaaggtgcacgtcttcaagttcccgagagatcaagctctaagggacgcttggattcgcgctgtgccacgggaaaacctcacggtcaccgaacattccagg gtatgtgaacttcatttcatggacgaggacattattcgagacacgacgcatacagatcaagcaactggccgcgtaatgacagtgccgctatctcatgtgcgccttcgcccagacgctgtaccgtcgaagttcccgaatcattcgagctacttgtccagaaagaccgcgaggagggaagatcctgactccaagcgcgcgcgaatagagaatgcagcccttcagaaagccatcgctgaatccaacgaggcatttatcagagcacgcgaggaggataaagtcaacagtgtgagcgaacttgccaaccacttaaggagccaagggatgaagttctgggatgttatcgaaagaaatgaaaggctTCTTCTCATTCACATTGTCGACGATGAAGCACCGTGGTTGAAATACTCTGTTTGCGTGAAAGGAGATTTGAACGTGACACTACACGTTATGAAAACGGCCGTAAAAAAGCTCGGTGCAAATCTCTGCGTTCCCGAAATCGCTAACAGTAAAAGGGGTGTGGTGGAACTCCTGGAAGGCATCGAGAAGTGGGACTGTGACCTGATGTCCAACTCAGTCACCGAAATTTGCGAGGCTGTTTGTTTACTGCTTGATCAGCTTTGCACGTCCCAAGCAGAAGATGACGCCAACTGTATTCAATTTCTGAAAGAGCAAGTCACCTTGCACCTATCGAAAAAACAGCGCAGGCGCTACTCTGTTGATTTCATGATGTTTTGCTGTATTGTTTTCACTATATCGCCCCATGCATACGCGTTCATACGTAGCCATGGAAGCATCACCTTGCCGCATCCTATGACGATAAGATCAGTGTGCTCGTCTTATGGTATGAGTTCTCAACAAGAGCATCAGAGTGAAACATTCCTCAGCTACATGACAACAAGAATTTCTGACCTGAAAGATGACCAGCGCTTTGTCACAGTTATGGTTGATGAAATACATATAAAACCTTACTTTGACTACAAAGGAGGCAATATTACCGGCGCTGCAATTAATAGAAATGAAGCTGCTAACTGTGCGCTCGTTTTCATGGTGCGCAGCGTGACGTGTAAATTCAAAGAAGTTGCGCACATCGTGCCGGTGCACCGagtagaggcggagttcctgcaaaagacgtga